The following proteins come from a genomic window of Megalobrama amblycephala isolate DHTTF-2021 linkage group LG1, ASM1881202v1, whole genome shotgun sequence:
- the LOC125264869 gene encoding uncharacterized protein LOC125264869, producing MSQDVTSERGRNSSCGVSFSRTLDPTDDNATDHMLTDEPTPSDDNKGWLDKFCTELGYRNLTFLTGLCDSSPTSANKNFDTTDGCFSAIGFRIIKVTIAVLLQQLISDKQKDECEGCDTQFQADLVDMSAYSKDNDNNKYLLTCIDVFSKYAWARVLKNKSGVEGTKAFESILQDGRVPQKLQTDQGKEFFNKHFQDVMKKHDINHFATATDLKASVVE from the coding sequence ATGTCTCAAGACGTCACTTCAGAGCGGGGTCGCAACAGTAGTTGTGGAGTCTCTTTCAGCCGAACTCTTGACCCAACTGATGATAATGCTACTGATCATATGCTGACAGATGAACCTACACCATCTGATGACAATAAAGGATGGTTGGACAAATTCTGCACTGAACTTGGATATCGCAATCTGACTTTCCTAACTGGCCTGTGTGATAGTAGCCCTACATCTGCCAATAAGAATTTCGACACCACAGACGGATGCTTCTCTGCCATTGGATTCAGAATCATTAAAGTCACGATCGCAGTACTACTGCAACAACTCATCAGCGATAAGCAAAAGGATGAGTGCGAAGGCTGCGATACCCAGTTCCAAGCGGATCTCGTTGACATGTCGGCCTATTCCAAagacaatgataataataaatatctgctaACATGCATCGATGTATTTAGCAAGTATGCATGGGCACGTGTGTTAAAGAATAAGAGCGGGGTCGAAGGAACTAAAGCGTTTGAATCTATACTCCAAGATGGCCGAGTACCTCAGAAATTGCAGACGGACCAGGGGAAGGAATTTttcaacaaacattttcaaGATGTGATGAAAAAGCATGACATTAATCATTTTGCAACGGCTACTGATTTGAAAGCCAGCGTCGTTGAATGA